One window of the Herbiconiux sp. L3-i23 genome contains the following:
- a CDS encoding YdeI/OmpD-associated family protein → MRFRTIIVSGGGNTTGIEVPPEVVESFGAGKRVPVTATINGYSYRSTVAPYRGPYMLSLSAENRAGAGVAAGDEVEVDLELDTAPREVEVPPDLAAALADAPAAVDFFGSLSPSQKKAFTVWITEAKKPETRASRVATAVEMLTEGKRR, encoded by the coding sequence ATGAGGTTCCGTACCATCATCGTGTCGGGCGGCGGCAACACGACCGGAATAGAGGTGCCGCCCGAGGTCGTCGAGAGCTTCGGGGCCGGCAAACGGGTCCCCGTCACCGCGACCATCAACGGTTACTCGTACCGCAGCACCGTCGCGCCGTATCGCGGGCCGTACATGCTCTCCCTCAGCGCCGAGAACCGGGCCGGGGCGGGGGTCGCCGCGGGCGACGAGGTCGAGGTCGACCTCGAGCTCGACACGGCGCCTCGCGAGGTCGAGGTCCCGCCGGACCTCGCAGCCGCGCTCGCCGACGCCCCGGCCGCCGTCGACTTCTTCGGCAGCCTCTCGCCGAGCCAGAAGAAGGCGTTCACGGTGTGGATCACCGAGGCGAAGAAGCCCGAGACGCGGGCGTCGCGCGTCGCGACCGCCGTGGAGATGCTGACCGAGGGCAAGCGTCGCTGA
- a CDS encoding 2TM domain-containing protein: MPQSDEELRLAARKRLEKKAGFWKYLGVAAAVSLLLIAIWAFSGYREYFWPAWPILGLSVAAVFSGIDAFGPGRGYITDEKIDAEVRKMTGGGTAS, from the coding sequence ATGCCACAGTCGGATGAGGAACTGCGCCTGGCCGCGCGCAAGCGGCTCGAGAAGAAGGCCGGATTCTGGAAGTACCTCGGCGTCGCCGCCGCGGTGTCGCTCCTGCTCATCGCGATCTGGGCTTTCAGCGGCTACCGCGAATACTTCTGGCCGGCCTGGCCCATCCTCGGTCTCTCGGTCGCCGCCGTCTTCTCGGGGATCGACGCCTTCGGTCCCGGTCGCGGGTACATCACCGATGAGAAGATCGACGCCGAGGTGCGCAAGATGACCGGCGGCGGCACCGCCTCCTGA
- a CDS encoding DUF5684 domain-containing protein has product METYNNDLLANYFASGSWVISLVIYLVFAFFLSRVFTKAGIEAWKGWVPFVNYFHIYKLGGFSGWWILINLVPFIGSIVALVILWIAEYRISKGFEKPGVFVLLAIFLQIIWTGILAFDSSKWRGTPESSYPAKG; this is encoded by the coding sequence ATGGAAACGTACAACAACGATCTGCTGGCGAACTATTTCGCCAGCGGCAGCTGGGTCATCAGCCTCGTCATCTACCTGGTCTTCGCGTTCTTCCTCTCGCGGGTCTTCACCAAGGCCGGCATCGAGGCGTGGAAGGGCTGGGTCCCGTTCGTGAACTACTTCCACATCTACAAGCTCGGCGGCTTCAGCGGCTGGTGGATCCTGATCAACCTGGTCCCGTTCATCGGCTCGATCGTCGCTCTGGTCATCCTCTGGATCGCCGAGTACCGCATCAGCAAGGGCTTCGAGAAGCCCGGCGTGTTCGTGCTGCTCGCGATCTTCCTGCAGATCATCTGGACGGGCATCCTCGCCTTCGACAGCTCGAAGTGGCGCGGTACCCCGGAGAGCTCGTACCCCGCCAAGGGCTGA
- a CDS encoding Fur family transcriptional regulator has translation MDTSERLRAAGLRATAPRTAVLAVLDSAADHEHLSAAAVLERVRGAIGAVSVQAVYDCLDALEQARLVRRIQPAGQPAHFESRVGDNHHHAVCRSCGRTSDIPCLHGSAPCLTPAQTGGFLVDQAEITFWGLCADCADAPS, from the coding sequence ATGGACACGAGCGAGAGGCTGCGCGCCGCGGGCCTTCGAGCCACCGCTCCGCGCACCGCCGTGCTCGCCGTGCTCGACTCGGCCGCCGACCACGAGCATCTCAGCGCCGCCGCCGTGCTGGAGCGGGTGCGCGGCGCGATCGGCGCCGTCTCGGTCCAAGCGGTCTACGACTGCCTCGACGCGCTCGAGCAGGCGCGGCTCGTGCGCCGCATCCAGCCGGCCGGACAGCCCGCGCACTTCGAATCGCGCGTCGGCGACAACCACCACCACGCCGTCTGCCGTTCCTGCGGACGCACCAGCGACATCCCCTGCCTGCACGGGTCGGCCCCGTGCCTGACCCCGGCGCAGACGGGCGGCTTCCTGGTCGACCAGGCCGAGATCACCTTCTGGGGTCTCTGCGCCGACTGCGCCGACGCGCCCTCCTGA
- the dhaK gene encoding dihydroxyacetone kinase subunit DhaK, whose protein sequence is MKKLINDPRNVVAEAIAGVAAAHPDLVTVHTDPDYIVRADAPIAGKVGLVSGGGSGHEPLHGGFVGFGMLDAAVPGAVFTSPTPDPIVDATKAVDGGAGVLHIVKNYTGDVLNFETAADLVGAEGIEVRAVIVDDDVAVKDSLYTAGRRGVAGTVLVEKIAGAAAERGDSLDEVAAIAERVNSRARSMGVALTAPTVPHAGEPSFDIGEDEIEIGIGIHGEPGRERVGLEPADSIVDRILGPIVDDIPFASGDKVLLFVNGMGGTPLIELYIAFRRAAEVLAERGLQVTRSLVGNYVTSLEMQGFSITVLGLDDEMTELWDAPVQTAALRWGR, encoded by the coding sequence ATGAAGAAGCTCATCAACGATCCGCGCAACGTGGTCGCAGAGGCCATCGCCGGAGTCGCCGCCGCCCATCCCGACCTCGTGACGGTGCACACCGATCCCGACTACATCGTCCGCGCCGACGCCCCGATCGCCGGCAAGGTGGGTCTCGTCTCGGGCGGGGGAAGCGGCCACGAACCGCTCCACGGCGGTTTCGTCGGGTTCGGGATGCTGGATGCCGCGGTGCCCGGCGCGGTCTTCACCTCGCCGACCCCCGACCCGATCGTCGACGCGACGAAGGCGGTCGACGGGGGAGCGGGCGTGCTCCACATCGTCAAGAACTACACCGGAGACGTGCTCAACTTCGAGACCGCCGCCGACCTCGTGGGCGCCGAGGGCATCGAGGTCCGCGCGGTCATCGTCGACGACGACGTCGCCGTGAAGGACTCGCTGTACACCGCGGGTCGGCGCGGGGTGGCGGGGACGGTGCTGGTCGAGAAGATCGCCGGCGCCGCGGCCGAGCGGGGCGACAGCCTCGACGAGGTCGCCGCCATCGCCGAGCGGGTGAACTCGCGCGCCCGGTCGATGGGTGTGGCTCTCACTGCGCCGACGGTGCCGCATGCCGGCGAGCCGAGCTTCGACATCGGCGAGGACGAGATCGAGATCGGCATCGGCATCCACGGAGAACCGGGGCGCGAACGCGTCGGTCTCGAGCCGGCGGACAGCATCGTCGACCGCATCCTCGGGCCGATCGTCGACGACATCCCCTTCGCCTCGGGCGACAAGGTGCTCCTGTTCGTGAACGGGATGGGCGGCACCCCGCTCATCGAGCTGTACATCGCGTTCCGTCGTGCCGCCGAAGTGCTCGCCGAGAGGGGACTCCAGGTCACCCGCAGCCTCGTCGGCAACTACGTCACCTCCCTGGAAATGCAGGGTTTCTCCATTACAGTTCTGGGACTCGACGACGAGATGACCGAGCTGTGGGATGCGCCAGTGCAGACCGCGGCACTTCGCTGGGGAAGGTGA
- the dhaL gene encoding dihydroxyacetone kinase subunit DhaL: MGLGRDWAEDWVRASATTVSEHRSELIKLDREIGDGDHGENLDRGYTAVIAKLDGLAPDASLADVLKLVATTLISTVGGAAGPLYGTAYLRASSAVGGAETLDGEGVVALLTAARDGIVARGKAEPGDKTMIDAWTPAVDAAAEAAAAGKSEAEILAAAADAAEAGAAATEPLVARKGRASYLGERAIGHRDPGAQSTALLLRAAAQTASP, translated from the coding sequence ATGGGGCTTGGCAGGGACTGGGCTGAGGACTGGGTGCGTGCGAGCGCGACGACCGTCAGCGAGCACCGGAGCGAGCTGATCAAGCTCGATCGCGAGATCGGTGACGGCGACCACGGTGAGAACCTCGACCGCGGGTACACGGCCGTGATCGCCAAGCTCGATGGACTCGCGCCCGATGCGTCGCTCGCCGACGTGCTGAAGCTCGTCGCCACCACGTTGATCTCGACGGTCGGTGGGGCCGCCGGACCGCTCTACGGCACCGCCTACCTGCGGGCGTCGTCGGCGGTCGGCGGCGCCGAGACCCTCGACGGCGAGGGCGTGGTCGCGCTGCTGACCGCCGCCCGCGACGGCATCGTGGCGCGCGGCAAGGCGGAGCCGGGCGACAAGACCATGATCGACGCGTGGACCCCCGCGGTCGACGCGGCAGCCGAAGCCGCTGCCGCCGGCAAGTCGGAGGCCGAGATCCTCGCGGCCGCGGCGGACGCCGCCGAGGCCGGGGCCGCCGCCACCGAGCCGCTCGTCGCCCGCAAGGGGCGGGCGAGCTACCTGGGGGAGCGTGCGATCGGCCACCGCGATCCGGGCGCCCAGTCGACGGCGCTGCTCCTGCGCGCCGCCGCGCAGACCGCCTCACCATGA
- the dhaM gene encoding dihydroxyacetone kinase phosphoryl donor subunit DhaM, whose translation MSVGLVIVSHSGKIAEGVVELARQMAADVALVAAGGTDDGGIGTSFEKVQAGIDEADAGDGVVVLCDLGSAILTAETALEFLDDDQRARVRIADAPLVEGAVAAAVAAQSGDDLAAVVAAAQTAAGEQALPPPPPPPSVPPRSVIGESVQLVNREGLHARPAAEFVKTAAGFDATVTVNGVDAKSLLRIMSLGLTKGAEVRLEASGRQASEAVDALAGLIRSGFGEE comes from the coding sequence ATGAGCGTCGGGCTCGTGATCGTCTCGCACAGCGGGAAGATCGCGGAGGGTGTCGTCGAGTTGGCACGCCAGATGGCGGCCGACGTGGCCCTGGTCGCCGCGGGCGGCACCGACGACGGCGGAATCGGCACGAGCTTCGAGAAGGTCCAGGCGGGTATCGACGAAGCGGATGCCGGAGACGGAGTCGTGGTGCTCTGCGATCTCGGCTCGGCGATCCTCACCGCGGAGACGGCTCTGGAGTTCCTCGACGACGATCAGCGAGCTCGGGTGCGGATCGCCGACGCGCCGCTGGTCGAGGGCGCCGTCGCCGCTGCCGTGGCGGCTCAGAGCGGCGACGACCTCGCCGCGGTCGTCGCCGCGGCTCAGACCGCAGCGGGGGAGCAGGCCCTGCCACCGCCGCCACCGCCGCCGTCGGTACCGCCGCGCTCGGTGATCGGCGAGAGCGTGCAGCTGGTCAATCGGGAGGGTCTGCACGCCCGACCGGCCGCCGAGTTCGTGAAGACCGCTGCCGGTTTCGACGCGACCGTCACCGTCAACGGCGTCGACGCCAAGTCGTTGCTGCGCATCATGTCCCTTGGACTCACGAAGGGTGCCGAGGTGCGGCTCGAGGCCAGCGGCCGGCAAGCCTCGGAGGCGGTCGACGCCCTGGCGGGCCTCATCCGGTCCGGCTTCGGCGAGGAGTGA
- a CDS encoding catalase, with product MTDETPNTPSLTTRQGHPVYDNQNQRTVGARGPATLENYHFLEKISHFDRERVPERVVHARGAVAFGYFEATGTWGDEPIAKYTRAKLFQEPGKRTDVAIRFSTVIGGRDSSEAARDPRGFAVKFYTEDGNWDLVGNNLGVFFIRDAIKFPDVIHSLKPDPVTFRQEASRIFDFMSQTPEAMHMIVNLFSPRGIPANYRTQQGFGVNTYKWVNEAGETQLVKYHWIPKAGVESLTEADAAVIQGGDLGHASKDLYEAIEAGDYPEWELRVQLISDDEHPELDFDPLDDTKVWPENLFPPKTVGTMVLNRNVSNHFAENEQLAFGTGVLVDGLDFSDDKMLVGRTFSYSDTQRYRVGPNYLQLPVNSPKTRVATNQRDGQMAYHVDGTGANPHVNYEPSITGGLQEAPKPMHDEQGPVLEGRLTRARLPRTNDYLQAGQRFQLMETWEKDDLVANLTNLIGQATRPVQERMVWHLLLVDDELGLRVGEGIGVTVADVKDLPPLATQTLNDEELARLAKLGANGPRDVTGLMMTHCVPNTRVALAE from the coding sequence ATGACGGACGAGACCCCGAACACCCCCTCCCTGACCACCCGTCAAGGACACCCCGTCTACGACAACCAGAACCAGCGGACGGTGGGGGCGCGAGGTCCCGCGACTCTCGAGAACTATCACTTCCTCGAGAAGATCTCGCACTTCGACCGCGAGCGCGTGCCCGAGCGCGTCGTCCACGCCCGCGGCGCCGTCGCGTTCGGCTACTTCGAGGCCACCGGCACCTGGGGCGACGAGCCGATCGCGAAGTACACCCGCGCCAAGCTCTTCCAAGAGCCGGGCAAGCGCACGGATGTCGCGATCCGCTTCTCGACCGTCATCGGCGGCCGCGACTCGAGTGAAGCCGCCCGCGACCCGCGCGGATTCGCGGTGAAGTTCTACACCGAGGACGGCAACTGGGACCTCGTCGGCAACAACCTCGGGGTCTTCTTCATCCGGGACGCGATCAAGTTCCCCGACGTCATCCACTCCCTGAAGCCCGACCCGGTCACCTTCCGTCAGGAGGCGTCGCGCATCTTCGACTTCATGTCGCAGACCCCCGAGGCGATGCACATGATCGTCAACCTGTTCAGCCCCCGCGGCATCCCGGCGAACTACCGCACGCAGCAGGGCTTCGGCGTCAACACCTACAAGTGGGTGAACGAAGCCGGCGAGACCCAGCTGGTGAAGTACCACTGGATCCCGAAGGCGGGAGTCGAGAGCCTCACCGAGGCGGACGCCGCCGTCATCCAGGGCGGCGACCTCGGACACGCGTCGAAGGACCTCTACGAGGCGATCGAGGCGGGCGACTACCCCGAGTGGGAGCTGCGCGTGCAGCTGATAAGCGACGACGAGCACCCCGAGCTCGACTTCGACCCGCTCGACGACACCAAGGTGTGGCCCGAGAACCTGTTTCCGCCGAAGACGGTCGGCACCATGGTCCTGAACCGCAACGTGTCGAACCACTTCGCCGAGAACGAGCAACTCGCCTTCGGCACCGGCGTCCTCGTCGACGGCCTCGACTTCTCCGACGACAAGATGCTGGTCGGTCGCACCTTCTCCTACAGCGACACCCAGCGCTACCGGGTGGGACCCAACTACCTGCAGCTGCCGGTCAACAGCCCCAAGACCCGGGTCGCGACGAACCAGCGCGACGGCCAGATGGCCTACCACGTCGACGGAACGGGGGCGAACCCGCACGTCAACTACGAGCCGTCCATCACGGGCGGACTGCAGGAGGCGCCGAAGCCGATGCACGACGAGCAGGGCCCGGTCCTCGAGGGTCGGCTGACCCGCGCACGGCTCCCCCGCACGAATGACTACCTGCAGGCCGGTCAGCGCTTCCAGCTGATGGAGACGTGGGAGAAGGACGACCTGGTCGCGAACCTCACGAACCTCATCGGTCAGGCGACGCGTCCGGTGCAGGAGCGCATGGTGTGGCACCTGCTTCTCGTCGACGACGAGTTGGGGCTGCGCGTCGGCGAGGGCATCGGGGTGACGGTCGCCGACGTGAAGGATCTGCCGCCTCTCGCGACGCAGACCCTGAACGACGAGGAGCTCGCCCGCCTCGCGAAGCTCGGAGCCAACGGTCCCCGCGACGTCACCGGCCTCATGATGACGCACTGCGTGCCGAACACGCGCGTCGCCCTCGCCGAATAG